A single genomic interval of Aureliella helgolandensis harbors:
- a CDS encoding DUF6797 domain-containing protein — translation MHDRVLVIACNVICWALAGGFTPAAAQESLPPSAPAPTLIQALAEGLPQGTASRGAALFASPKSACLGCHRIGQFGGTIGPELSRIGIDRTPEQLIESLLWPNQLVAPKFQVHQILTEEGELSSGYVESENEDFVQLKDPASGSISTITAADIAMRKLSPSLMPTGLVNGWERSQQLNLLAFLADLGKGRDLRPELAASILEHAQSHDPTPFPYTRQPRDPTAWPHHGAEVNRDRIYEFYRQQAVYFREQDTSASLLMEYPGLDGGTLGHWGNQTEETWASNWWNLADLGSLQSGVFHGPGGQAIARAVCLRLGEQQEMSVCFDPTSRSYPAKWREGFVKFSTVRHGFLHGLIPQGDPIQPANEPSLSPNATYRGYYRLGPRTIFAYDIDGEEYLDAPWSVDGEFQREFGPRATHSLGQAIDVPVPQWPERIETSIELGAESPYAIDTIALPHDNPWQSPVFCSGHAFLADGSVMLSTMQGDVWHVTGLNSPPQVESTATWHRFASGLHHPLGVWIDEDGIFVICRDQLTRLHDLNQDGEADFYECFCNAFETSPAGHDFICGLQRDDEGYFYTASGNQGVLRIAPDGETATVLANGFRNPDGIGLDPSGILTVPCSEGRWTPASMICAVPFKSATAEAVAPLPSSPPFYGYRGPQFVSRPIEQPELPLVYLPRGIDNSAGGQVYIDSQKWGPLTGNMIHFSFGAGTHSLLLRDEVSGQLQGAVVPLPGDFLSGVHRGRFSPLDGQLYVSGMTGWGSYTPDSGCFQRVRYTGAPVILPTGFHLHRNGVALYFPQPLEGETSQQVAQHFAQAWNYRYSAAYGSPEYSTQHYGVRGHDRVQITSAHLLDAGKTLFLEIPDLRPCNQLHLQIAVQEDLPTHFDMFLTCHALDSPRTDFPGAVKVFPEVSDHPILLDMLLATQRVENPWSQAIDGARTINIAAGTNLTFQTRTFTVQAGEPIALTFANPDAVPHNWALVERGQLQKVGEAANQLVSDPQALIQQYVPQVPEVLCYTDIVEPHLETTIYFNAPTQPGKYPYLCTFPGHWMVMNGEMIVEP, via the coding sequence ATGCATGATCGAGTGTTGGTAATTGCCTGCAACGTGATTTGCTGGGCCTTGGCAGGTGGATTTACTCCCGCTGCCGCCCAGGAATCGCTGCCCCCCTCAGCGCCGGCCCCCACTCTCATCCAAGCTTTGGCTGAAGGATTGCCGCAGGGCACCGCTTCACGAGGGGCCGCGTTGTTTGCATCGCCTAAATCGGCGTGCCTAGGTTGCCATCGCATCGGTCAGTTCGGTGGGACCATTGGGCCGGAGCTTTCCCGCATCGGCATCGATCGAACTCCCGAACAATTGATTGAATCGCTCCTGTGGCCCAACCAGCTGGTGGCTCCCAAGTTTCAGGTCCATCAAATCTTGACCGAAGAGGGGGAGTTGTCCAGCGGATACGTGGAAAGCGAGAACGAGGATTTCGTTCAACTCAAAGATCCCGCCAGCGGAAGTATTTCCACGATTACCGCTGCAGACATCGCCATGCGGAAATTGTCGCCTTCGCTGATGCCCACTGGTTTGGTCAATGGTTGGGAGCGCTCTCAGCAACTGAATCTCCTCGCCTTCCTCGCCGATTTGGGGAAGGGACGCGACCTGCGGCCCGAGCTAGCGGCATCCATTTTGGAACATGCGCAATCGCACGACCCCACACCTTTCCCCTACACTCGCCAACCGCGCGACCCGACCGCCTGGCCTCATCACGGAGCAGAAGTCAATCGCGATCGCATCTATGAATTCTATCGCCAACAAGCTGTGTACTTCCGGGAGCAGGACACCTCCGCATCTCTATTGATGGAATACCCCGGTTTGGATGGGGGCACCCTCGGGCATTGGGGGAATCAGACAGAAGAGACGTGGGCCAGCAACTGGTGGAATCTAGCCGACTTGGGTAGCTTGCAGAGTGGCGTCTTTCACGGCCCTGGAGGCCAAGCCATTGCACGAGCGGTTTGCTTGCGACTGGGGGAGCAGCAAGAGATGTCGGTGTGCTTCGACCCGACTTCCCGCAGCTATCCGGCAAAATGGCGAGAAGGTTTCGTCAAATTCTCAACAGTGCGGCATGGATTTCTCCACGGTCTAATTCCACAGGGAGATCCTATCCAGCCGGCCAACGAGCCATCGCTCTCCCCAAACGCAACGTACCGTGGCTACTATCGCCTTGGACCACGAACGATCTTCGCCTATGACATCGATGGTGAGGAGTACTTGGATGCCCCTTGGTCCGTCGACGGAGAATTCCAGCGAGAATTCGGTCCACGAGCCACTCACTCCCTTGGGCAGGCTATCGACGTGCCAGTGCCCCAATGGCCCGAGCGTATCGAGACGAGCATTGAATTGGGGGCGGAGAGCCCATACGCCATCGATACCATTGCCCTGCCGCATGACAATCCATGGCAATCCCCTGTATTCTGCAGTGGGCATGCCTTCCTGGCCGATGGATCGGTCATGCTTTCTACCATGCAAGGCGATGTGTGGCACGTCACCGGTCTCAACTCTCCACCGCAGGTCGAGTCTACTGCAACATGGCATCGCTTCGCCTCAGGCTTGCATCATCCTCTGGGAGTTTGGATTGACGAAGATGGAATTTTCGTCATTTGCCGAGACCAACTGACTCGCTTGCACGACTTGAACCAGGATGGTGAGGCAGATTTCTACGAATGCTTCTGCAATGCCTTCGAAACGTCGCCCGCGGGCCACGATTTCATTTGTGGACTCCAGCGCGACGACGAAGGATATTTTTACACCGCCTCCGGCAACCAAGGAGTTCTACGCATTGCACCCGACGGAGAAACGGCCACCGTGCTTGCTAACGGATTTCGCAACCCCGATGGAATCGGACTCGACCCGAGCGGAATTCTAACCGTTCCGTGCTCCGAGGGACGCTGGACACCTGCCTCTATGATTTGTGCCGTTCCATTCAAATCGGCTACGGCCGAGGCGGTTGCCCCTCTCCCGTCCTCTCCGCCGTTCTACGGCTATCGCGGTCCTCAGTTTGTATCTCGTCCAATCGAGCAACCCGAGCTACCTCTGGTATATCTCCCGCGTGGAATTGACAATTCAGCAGGTGGGCAAGTTTACATTGACAGTCAGAAATGGGGCCCGCTCACTGGGAACATGATCCACTTTTCATTCGGCGCTGGCACGCACTCCCTGCTACTCCGTGACGAGGTTTCGGGTCAATTGCAAGGCGCAGTTGTGCCACTGCCAGGCGACTTCCTCTCGGGAGTTCATCGCGGGAGATTTTCGCCCCTCGATGGCCAACTGTATGTGTCCGGCATGACCGGATGGGGGAGCTACACTCCCGATTCAGGCTGTTTCCAACGCGTGCGCTATACGGGAGCCCCAGTAATCTTGCCGACGGGGTTTCACCTTCACCGCAATGGAGTCGCACTCTATTTCCCTCAACCCCTTGAGGGTGAAACCTCCCAGCAAGTCGCCCAGCATTTTGCCCAGGCATGGAACTATCGCTATAGCGCAGCGTATGGGTCGCCAGAATACTCAACTCAGCATTATGGAGTTCGTGGCCACGATCGAGTGCAAATCACTTCTGCACACCTGCTCGATGCAGGAAAAACGCTCTTCCTGGAAATCCCCGATCTCCGCCCGTGCAATCAATTGCATCTACAAATCGCCGTCCAGGAGGACCTGCCTACGCACTTTGACATGTTCCTGACATGCCATGCACTCGATTCACCACGAACCGATTTCCCGGGAGCTGTGAAGGTTTTCCCCGAAGTCTCTGATCACCCGATTCTTCTCGACATGTTGCTGGCAACCCAACGCGTTGAGAATCCGTGGAGTCAAGCGATCGATGGGGCAAGAACCATCAACATTGCGGCTGGTACCAATTTAACCTTTCAAACACGTACCTTCACAGTACAAGCGGGTGAGCCCATCGCGCTGACTTTCGCCAATCCAGATGCTGTCCCCCATAATTGGGCACTAGTAGAGCGAGGGCAATTGCAGAAAGTGGGAGAAGCGGCCAACCAGCTTGTCTCCGACCCGCAAGCACTAATTCAGCAATATGTCCCCCAGGTACCGGAGGTTTTGTGTTACACCGATATCGTGGAACCACATTTAGAGACAACCATTTACTTCAATGCCCCAACGCAACCAGGTAAGTATCCCTACCTGTGTACTTTCCCCGGACACTGGATGGTAATGAACGGCGAAATGATCGTGGAACCCTAG
- a CDS encoding DNA gyrase/topoisomerase IV subunit A — MAKRRQTSSSESGSSKNSKGKSGKRKSASADLFTNPELQTIEPVSLREAAQDRYLNYSLSVITSRALPDVRDGLKPVQRRILYSMSQLGINAQAKPRKCMYVCGNVTGNYHPHGESSVYDALVRLAQPWALREPLVDGIGNFGSIDGDNAAAPRYTECRMTPIAAEILRDLGSRIVAHRPNYDGTRQEPVVLPSRVPNMLVNGATGIAVGMATNIPPHNLGEVCRALLKLLKDPEIRDYQLVANDAVQGPDFPTGGHLINTKEELREIYQTGQGSLKVRGTTSLTKEGKGEKTLHITSIPYGVNKSVLVERIAELVLTSKMPLIEDVRDVSTEDIRIDLRLKKDADEAKVLAYLYKQTPLQTNFNVNMTCLVPTENPEVGRPERLGLKEILWHFLHFRLEVVTARLENELDGLLRRMHTLEGFVLIFDALDEIIKIIRQSDGKSDAAHKIMARFPAEDGGLDADQTEAILELKLYRLAKLEINLIQDELKEKRKRASAIQKLLKESTDDTNSSGRWGIVREEIEGLIESFAKSKEGLRRTKIVTIEEEPEYSAEDFIVAEDCHVLVSTDGWVKRQKQIASPAKSRLREGDGVLACVAGSTRSTLGFFSSLGVCYTARFIDIPPSAGYGEPIQKLFKLKDGERIVSVLSLDPRAIGNIAEDPKRPDYCPDVHGFAATSNGFALRFGLAAYAEPSTRSGRRYARVAPESAVVGVQAIGGSETVLAISADCRAMVCPIVEINYLSGPGKGVTLIKLAKTDKLLGFKASAGDRDLLVVETNRGAQKTISVVKYRVTSRGGRGTEIQKNGKISKIVAQPIAAPDPLPELK; from the coding sequence ATGGCCAAACGCCGCCAGACGAGCAGTAGTGAGAGTGGGAGTTCCAAGAACTCCAAAGGTAAGTCTGGAAAGCGCAAGTCGGCCTCAGCGGACCTGTTCACCAATCCTGAACTGCAAACCATCGAACCCGTTTCGCTTCGAGAAGCAGCCCAAGATCGTTACCTGAACTACTCGTTGTCTGTCATTACGAGTCGAGCCCTGCCGGATGTCCGCGATGGCCTCAAACCGGTCCAGCGGCGAATTCTGTACTCCATGAGCCAGTTGGGGATCAACGCCCAAGCGAAACCGCGTAAGTGCATGTACGTATGCGGTAACGTTACCGGTAATTACCACCCGCATGGAGAATCCTCCGTCTACGATGCACTGGTACGCCTTGCCCAACCCTGGGCACTTCGCGAACCACTCGTCGACGGGATCGGCAACTTCGGCTCGATCGACGGAGACAACGCGGCAGCTCCACGTTACACCGAATGCCGCATGACTCCCATTGCGGCGGAAATTCTGCGCGACCTAGGCAGTCGAATTGTCGCGCACCGTCCCAACTACGACGGAACTCGGCAGGAGCCTGTCGTGCTCCCCAGTCGCGTGCCCAACATGCTGGTCAATGGAGCGACGGGAATCGCGGTCGGCATGGCGACCAACATACCACCGCACAATCTGGGGGAAGTCTGCCGCGCCTTACTCAAGTTGCTCAAAGATCCAGAGATTCGCGATTATCAATTGGTCGCCAACGATGCCGTGCAGGGTCCCGACTTTCCCACCGGCGGGCACCTCATTAACACCAAAGAGGAGTTGCGTGAAATCTACCAAACAGGGCAGGGGAGTCTCAAGGTTCGGGGCACGACCAGTCTGACGAAAGAAGGCAAAGGTGAGAAAACTCTTCACATCACCTCCATTCCCTATGGCGTGAACAAGTCAGTGCTAGTGGAGCGAATTGCAGAGCTAGTCTTAACGAGCAAAATGCCGCTGATTGAAGACGTACGCGACGTCTCCACGGAGGATATCCGCATCGACTTGCGTCTGAAGAAGGATGCGGACGAAGCCAAAGTCTTGGCTTACCTCTACAAACAAACTCCGTTGCAGACCAATTTCAACGTCAACATGACTTGCTTGGTGCCCACGGAAAACCCGGAAGTAGGTCGCCCTGAGCGATTGGGCCTGAAGGAAATATTGTGGCACTTCCTTCACTTTAGGTTGGAGGTGGTCACTGCGCGTTTGGAGAACGAACTCGACGGGCTGCTGCGTCGCATGCACACCCTTGAGGGATTCGTGCTCATCTTCGACGCGCTGGATGAAATCATCAAGATCATTCGCCAATCGGATGGCAAGTCCGATGCAGCTCATAAAATCATGGCCCGCTTTCCCGCCGAAGACGGTGGACTCGATGCAGACCAGACCGAGGCCATCCTCGAACTCAAGCTGTATCGATTGGCAAAGCTAGAGATCAATCTCATCCAAGACGAGCTCAAGGAAAAGAGGAAGCGCGCCAGCGCTATCCAAAAACTACTCAAGGAGAGCACCGACGATACCAACTCCTCGGGTAGGTGGGGAATCGTCCGCGAAGAAATTGAGGGGCTCATCGAGTCCTTTGCAAAATCCAAAGAGGGGTTACGGCGAACCAAGATTGTCACTATCGAGGAAGAGCCAGAGTACAGTGCGGAAGACTTCATCGTTGCCGAGGATTGCCACGTACTCGTTTCGACCGACGGATGGGTCAAACGGCAAAAGCAAATCGCATCTCCCGCGAAGAGCCGTCTGCGTGAGGGGGACGGCGTGCTGGCATGCGTGGCCGGCTCTACCCGCTCTACCCTGGGCTTCTTCTCATCGCTCGGTGTCTGTTACACAGCGCGGTTCATCGACATCCCGCCCTCGGCCGGATATGGTGAACCGATTCAGAAGCTCTTTAAACTCAAAGATGGCGAGCGCATTGTCAGCGTTCTGTCCCTCGATCCGCGTGCTATAGGCAACATTGCCGAAGATCCCAAACGCCCCGACTACTGCCCCGATGTGCATGGATTTGCTGCCACCAGCAATGGCTTTGCCTTAAGATTCGGTCTGGCCGCCTACGCCGAACCCTCGACGCGTAGTGGCCGTCGCTACGCGCGCGTCGCGCCGGAGTCCGCTGTCGTGGGCGTGCAAGCTATCGGGGGCAGTGAGACGGTGCTGGCCATATCGGCGGATTGCCGCGCCATGGTCTGCCCAATCGTCGAAATCAACTACCTGTCGGGTCCCGGCAAGGGTGTGACACTGATCAAATTGGCCAAGACCGATAAACTCCTTGGTTTCAAAGCTTCAGCGGGCGATCGCGATTTGCTTGTTGTTGAAACCAATCGTGGTGCTCAGAAAACAATCTCAGTGGTCAAGTACCGCGTGACCTCACGTGGCGGTCGGGGCACCGAGATCCAAAAGAATGGCAAGATTTCAAAGATTGTCGCGCAGCCCATCGCTGCTCCCGATCCCTTGCCTGAATTGAAATAA
- the can gene encoding carbonate dehydratase encodes MLRLGQLFEQNQQWQKEILDNDPDYFLRLSQQQSPEYLWIGCSDSRVPANQIVGLDPGELFVHRNVANLVVHTDFNCLSVMHYAVEALQVKHIIVCGHYGCGGVQAALLDHELGLIDNWLRHIQDVHVRHEAEISKISDLKSRCNRLCELNVIEQVVNVCGTSIVQEAWRRGQSLAVHGWIYGLDDGLLRDLSMCITKPEEVAPRYAATLESSAKGLG; translated from the coding sequence ATGCTTCGATTAGGTCAGCTGTTCGAACAAAACCAACAGTGGCAAAAAGAAATCCTGGATAATGACCCCGACTACTTTTTGCGGTTGTCGCAGCAACAGAGCCCGGAGTACCTGTGGATCGGCTGTTCGGATAGTCGTGTTCCGGCTAACCAGATTGTTGGCTTAGATCCCGGCGAGCTGTTTGTGCATCGCAACGTGGCCAATTTGGTCGTTCACACCGACTTCAATTGCTTGTCCGTAATGCACTATGCGGTCGAAGCCTTGCAGGTCAAGCATATCATCGTGTGCGGCCACTATGGTTGTGGCGGAGTCCAAGCTGCACTGTTGGATCATGAACTTGGCCTCATCGACAACTGGTTGCGCCACATACAGGATGTCCACGTGAGGCACGAGGCAGAAATCAGCAAAATCTCGGACCTCAAGTCCAGATGCAACCGCTTGTGTGAACTCAATGTAATTGAACAGGTCGTCAATGTCTGTGGCACTTCCATCGTTCAAGAAGCCTGGCGACGTGGCCAAAGTCTAGCGGTCCATGGCTGGATCTACGGCCTCGATGATGGGCTGCTGCGCGATCTTTCCATGTGCATTACGAAACCCGAAGAGGTCGCTCCGCGGTACGCTGCGACGCTCGAATCTTCCGCTAAAGGACTTGGATAG
- the ilvE gene encoding branched-chain-amino-acid transaminase — translation MSEVEVYINGTYFPKSEAKVSVYDHGFLYGDGVFEGMRAYSGNVFRLGIHIDRLFQSARAILLEIPITPAQMIQAVQETLQRNKLSDAYIRLVVSRGAGSLGLDPTKTSDPQVIIIADHIALYPKELYEQGLEIITAATIRNHPAALNPRIKSLNYLNNIMAKIEGKLAGCSEALMLNHLGQVAECTGDNIFIVSRGKLMTPSINAGILEGITRNAVLELAQSAGMEVLETTMSRHDIYIADECFLTGSAAEVIPVIKLDDRPIGDGQVGPVTKQLSKAFHELVRQPG, via the coding sequence ATGTCCGAAGTTGAAGTCTACATTAACGGTACTTACTTTCCGAAGTCGGAAGCGAAGGTCAGTGTCTACGACCATGGTTTTCTCTACGGGGACGGCGTTTTTGAAGGCATGCGTGCCTATTCCGGAAACGTTTTTCGGCTTGGAATCCATATTGATCGGCTCTTCCAGTCGGCCCGGGCGATCCTGTTGGAGATTCCCATCACGCCCGCTCAAATGATTCAAGCGGTCCAGGAGACGCTGCAGCGCAACAAGCTGTCGGACGCTTATATCCGTTTGGTCGTCTCGCGTGGCGCGGGGAGTTTGGGGCTGGACCCGACCAAAACCTCCGATCCGCAGGTCATCATTATTGCGGACCATATCGCCCTCTACCCCAAAGAGCTGTACGAACAGGGGCTGGAGATTATCACGGCTGCGACGATCCGCAATCATCCCGCAGCGCTCAATCCTCGTATCAAGTCTTTGAATTACTTGAACAACATTATGGCCAAGATTGAAGGTAAGCTAGCGGGGTGCTCCGAAGCCCTGATGCTCAACCATCTCGGTCAAGTCGCAGAGTGCACGGGAGATAATATTTTCATCGTTAGTCGTGGTAAACTCATGACCCCCTCCATCAATGCGGGAATCTTGGAAGGCATCACGCGGAACGCAGTTTTAGAGTTGGCGCAATCTGCGGGGATGGAAGTGCTGGAAACCACCATGTCACGACACGATATCTACATCGCAGACGAATGCTTTCTGACCGGCTCCGCGGCTGAAGTTATTCCTGTTATCAAACTGGATGATCGGCCGATTGGTGACGGACAGGTTGGCCCTGTGACAAAACAACTCAGCAAAGCATTTCATGAACTGGTCCGTCAACCAGGCTAG
- a CDS encoding tetratricopeptide repeat protein: MLDAFRCIPRILTIGGIVLSLVSGFSWHGADSSSVQAAELNEVRAAFYRGDYEDCMTLCQEEVDKGIWNDFWAKQLIATQLLTGRYEAALETYESVASKFSSSLPLRMLGAEAYRYCGQSDVARRLLEEIPELVQTARWRYNDRENLLAIGRYSLSIGEDARNVLSYYDAILKLDVTYVDAHIAIAELAIEKADYQEAVNALKLALELRPDDPWIRYLLAKAWSPSDSSLAAEHLDAALELNPRQVESLLLVAENHITAEDYDAALVVLEEVLEINNSLPAAWALRAAIAHLRGNYAEEGSFRKQALEHWTLNPEVDFLIGQTLSRHYRFVEGVQYQRRALKLDPQFVPAKFQLAQDLLRTGEEQQGWMLVDQVSTDDKYNVVAFNLKTLQARLEQFTTLEIGSFLLRMDAREAKIYGPRVAELLLEAEEVLTKKYQAPLKQPVAVEIFPQQSDFAIRTFGLPGGAGFLGVCFGPLITANSPASQGETPSNWESVLWHEFCHVVTLQKTNNRMPRWLSEGISVYEELERDSRWGQRMNPRYKQMLLGDDFTPLSELSGAFLSPKSPVHLQLAYYESSLAVRYLIDTHGLPLLQKWLVDLGMGVPAHDAFARRYGDADAIDADFEEYVRTLAEDFAETVEFDSEGISELRSEEELLAWIDANPNSYSARQMLISLRMSQEDWSGALSAAQETDALYPGDVEPGGIIELIAKCARELNDVELELHALEEIATATSDRLPVLLRLLALHRDAERWSSLASVAEQLLAVQPLVPAGHEALVLAAQRLGTPEIAVLSLRALQEMEPVDPAGLHYQLAESLWATADLPAARREALLALEYTPRYRQAQKLLVKIYSELQKEEQPVGTSGLPMEHPDAGRPPRPESLQTFGN, translated from the coding sequence ATGCTTGATGCGTTTCGCTGCATTCCTCGAATTCTCACAATCGGTGGTATCGTTCTATCGCTGGTGAGCGGATTTTCTTGGCACGGTGCTGACTCTTCAAGCGTCCAAGCTGCCGAGCTCAATGAAGTGCGCGCCGCCTTTTATCGTGGCGATTACGAAGACTGTATGACTCTCTGTCAAGAAGAGGTCGACAAAGGCATCTGGAACGACTTCTGGGCAAAGCAGCTCATCGCAACTCAACTATTGACGGGGCGCTATGAGGCCGCTTTGGAGACCTACGAATCGGTCGCTTCGAAGTTTTCCAGTAGTCTGCCTTTGCGTATGTTGGGGGCAGAGGCCTATCGCTATTGTGGACAGTCGGATGTAGCGCGGCGGCTATTGGAGGAAATCCCGGAGTTAGTGCAAACGGCTCGCTGGCGTTACAACGACCGAGAAAACCTGCTGGCGATCGGACGGTATTCGCTTTCAATTGGCGAGGATGCGCGGAATGTATTGAGCTACTACGATGCGATTCTAAAACTGGATGTAACCTATGTCGATGCGCATATTGCCATTGCAGAGCTTGCGATTGAAAAGGCGGACTACCAAGAAGCAGTCAATGCGCTCAAGCTGGCCCTGGAACTGCGGCCGGACGATCCCTGGATTCGCTACCTGTTGGCTAAGGCCTGGAGTCCATCCGATTCGTCGCTAGCGGCCGAGCATCTCGATGCCGCATTGGAGTTGAATCCAAGGCAGGTGGAGAGTCTACTGCTCGTTGCTGAGAATCATATTACTGCCGAAGACTACGACGCAGCGCTTGTCGTTTTAGAAGAGGTGCTGGAGATCAACAATTCGCTGCCAGCCGCCTGGGCGCTGCGCGCCGCGATTGCTCACCTGCGAGGCAACTACGCCGAAGAGGGCTCGTTCCGAAAGCAGGCACTCGAGCACTGGACGCTCAATCCGGAGGTTGATTTTCTAATCGGCCAGACTCTATCGAGACACTACCGATTTGTAGAAGGGGTTCAGTACCAGCGGCGTGCGCTGAAACTCGATCCACAGTTTGTTCCGGCCAAATTTCAATTGGCACAAGACCTGCTTCGTACCGGGGAGGAACAGCAGGGATGGATGCTGGTGGATCAGGTGAGCACGGACGATAAATACAACGTCGTAGCGTTCAACTTGAAGACGCTGCAAGCCCGTCTGGAGCAATTTACAACCCTTGAAATTGGTTCGTTCTTGCTACGCATGGACGCGCGAGAAGCAAAGATTTATGGTCCGCGTGTGGCTGAGTTGCTGTTGGAAGCCGAAGAAGTGCTGACCAAGAAGTATCAGGCGCCACTCAAGCAACCGGTGGCGGTGGAGATCTTCCCACAGCAAAGTGATTTTGCCATTCGAACCTTCGGATTGCCCGGCGGTGCGGGCTTTCTGGGAGTTTGTTTCGGCCCCTTGATCACAGCCAATTCTCCGGCCTCTCAAGGAGAGACCCCGTCGAACTGGGAGAGTGTCTTGTGGCATGAGTTCTGCCACGTGGTGACTTTGCAAAAAACGAACAATCGGATGCCACGCTGGCTGAGCGAGGGGATCTCGGTCTACGAAGAGTTGGAACGCGACAGTAGGTGGGGACAGAGGATGAATCCCAGATACAAGCAGATGCTGTTAGGCGACGATTTTACTCCGCTGTCCGAATTGAGTGGAGCCTTCCTGAGTCCGAAGAGCCCTGTCCATTTGCAGTTGGCCTACTATGAGTCCTCTTTGGCCGTGCGGTATTTAATCGATACCCACGGCTTGCCCTTGCTGCAAAAATGGCTCGTCGATTTGGGGATGGGAGTGCCGGCCCATGATGCGTTTGCGCGTCGTTACGGGGATGCTGACGCAATCGATGCCGATTTCGAAGAGTATGTGAGAACGCTGGCCGAGGATTTTGCGGAAACCGTTGAATTTGATTCCGAAGGGATCTCCGAATTGCGGTCGGAAGAGGAGCTGCTAGCCTGGATCGATGCGAATCCAAATAGCTACAGTGCTCGGCAGATGTTGATCTCGCTACGAATGAGCCAAGAAGATTGGAGTGGTGCGCTCTCCGCGGCTCAGGAAACGGACGCATTGTACCCAGGCGACGTAGAGCCTGGAGGCATCATTGAGCTAATTGCCAAGTGTGCCCGTGAGCTGAATGACGTTGAGCTTGAGCTGCATGCCTTGGAAGAGATTGCGACTGCCACCAGTGATCGTCTGCCGGTGCTGTTGCGGTTGCTTGCGTTGCATCGCGATGCTGAGCGATGGTCTTCTCTGGCCAGCGTGGCTGAGCAGTTGCTGGCGGTGCAGCCGCTCGTGCCGGCTGGCCATGAAGCACTGGTTTTGGCAGCACAAAGACTGGGAACTCCTGAGATCGCGGTACTTTCGCTGCGCGCTTTGCAAGAGATGGAGCCGGTCGATCCTGCTGGATTGCACTACCAATTAGCCGAGTCGCTCTGGGCAACGGCCGACTTGCCCGCAGCTCGGCGAGAAGCGCTGCTGGCGCTTGAGTATACGCCACGCTACCGGCAAGCTCAGAAGTTGCTGGTGAAGATTTACTCAGAATTGCAGAAGGAAGAGCAACCGGTGGGGACCAGCGGCCTCCCCATGGAGCATCCCGATGCTGGGCGCCCCCCACGCCCCGAATCGCTGCAGACGTTTGGGAACTGA
- a CDS encoding class I SAM-dependent methyltransferase, with protein MQRLTPCFVRIAFVWSALSGLPLLQHRTVNAQESTAAQAEVIEQTPIPPARAKYMGRMIAQTMSFHGAPWLIRETREQEERPSEVLKQLQLKPGLTVCDLGCGNGFYALLMAAQVGETGQVLAVDIQPEMLHLLELRCEQAGVENVKPVLGTVVDPNLPQNKVDLVLLVDVYHEFSHPALMLRNIRDSLSDTGVIALLEYREEDRTVPIKPLHKMSKRQIVKEYSANGLRVARQYDGLPWQHLMFFERDPTWTPKNYSAPDDE; from the coding sequence ATGCAGCGTCTAACCCCATGTTTCGTTCGCATAGCGTTTGTCTGGTCCGCCCTCAGCGGGCTGCCACTCTTGCAGCACCGCACCGTTAATGCGCAAGAGTCTACGGCCGCGCAAGCTGAAGTTATCGAGCAGACGCCGATTCCCCCAGCTCGAGCAAAATACATGGGACGCATGATTGCTCAGACCATGTCTTTCCACGGGGCGCCTTGGCTGATCCGCGAAACGCGTGAGCAGGAGGAGCGGCCAAGCGAGGTGCTGAAGCAGCTGCAATTGAAGCCAGGCTTGACGGTTTGTGATTTGGGATGCGGCAACGGTTTCTATGCACTGCTCATGGCCGCTCAGGTGGGAGAAACGGGACAGGTTCTGGCGGTCGACATCCAGCCGGAAATGTTGCACTTGCTGGAGCTGCGGTGTGAACAGGCAGGAGTCGAAAATGTCAAACCGGTGTTGGGAACCGTCGTGGATCCCAACCTGCCCCAAAATAAAGTCGATCTAGTGCTGCTCGTGGATGTGTATCACGAGTTTTCGCATCCAGCCCTCATGCTGAGAAATATCCGCGACAGCCTGAGCGATACCGGAGTCATCGCATTGTTGGAGTATCGTGAGGAGGATCGCACGGTACCTATTAAGCCGTTGCACAAGATGAGCAAGCGACAGATCGTCAAGGAATACTCTGCCAATGGTCTGCGCGTCGCGCGACAATACGACGGCCTGCCGTGGCAACATTTGATGTTTTTCGAGCGGGATCCAACCTGGACGCCTAAGAATTACAGCGCGCCCGATGATGAGTGA